The Molothrus ater isolate BHLD 08-10-18 breed brown headed cowbird chromosome 10, BPBGC_Mater_1.1, whole genome shotgun sequence sequence GCACAATCTGATCTTCAAAGCTGCATTCTGTAAGACATTAAAAACTGGCAACTCTTCTTTAATTTCAAAccaatttctgtctttttttttctgttgttcagATATTTTTGTCAGATTCATATTGCAGTGTTACTCAGAGATTCTGTGGCCCAtcattttttaacatttttttaaatttaatgctATCAACAcctgaaataaaactaaaactCTAGAAAAAGATCTCTTCAGTGAACTCAAGTATGGAACATTTCAAGTTGCTACTCTTTTTTATGCTATAAACATTTGTTCTGATTAAAATCTTGATCTTTAATGAGTCTAAATTTTCCTCATGACCATCAGTATCTCTAGAACAAAAATATACTTATGGTACAATTTGGTAATCCCCAAGTTCATCAGTATCAAAAAATTGCTCAGTGGCCATATTCCTCTTGCTTTGAGTTCTTGTGTGCCATATTGacttaaaaaacagaaataaatccacTTTATGTTGCCTGGCTGTACAAAAGTTCAGCAATGCATTTTTCATTGCTTAAATTGATGATAAAGCCTTGACAGGATATAACTTCAGACTGCTTATGATATTTCACATTCTGGACTGATAACAGAAAAGCTTGtcttaaaaaatcaggagaCATGAAATGGAAAATCTTAAATCTAAATGGGTCACAACTCCACTTGATTAGCAGCATTAATTACAGATCATCAGTGAGAGCTCTGGGAAAGTGAATTACAAAGGCAAGAtgtaaaaattgcttttcaacCTTTTTGTGTGAACTTGGCTaatccaaaattaaaaatatgtaaattctTACTTTGAAAGCAATATGAAAAAATCTATAGTCAGATAATACTGTCAGATATtcttgaaattatttatgtaaatatgtTGAATTTATCTTTATATTGAATCACAGGTGAATCTGGATTAGGAAAATCTACATTAATAAACAGCCTCTTCCTGACAGATCTCTACCCAGAAAGGAtaatcccaggagctgctggtaaATACATCTTTGCTCAATGGTTTTTGGAGTTGAATGCATTTATCTGTGATTTCTAGCTCCAGTAGTTTCTAATTCATTTCTTGACACTTGAACTGTGTGATAAATCCATTTTCCTCTGCACCCAGGATGTCTGTCAGGTCTTTGTTATTTAGTCCTTGGGTGTATTCATATGAACACCTAGAAATTTGATCCCTTCTTTTGCTTAAAAACAGTCTTTGTGTCACAGTAAGAGAAACAATCAACTAAAACAGAGAATTTATTTCGTTTTTAATCTGTTGCAATTGTAAACATATGAATTGTTTATGCCTTATTTTTGCATATGTTTGCATATTTTTGCATATGTATGCCTATGTTGCCTTACTTCATTTACTTTAGATTGATATTTAGTGAATGAGAACTTCACTTCTTCCTATTCTTCTTCATTTCCTTATCctatttttgttgttattcAAGGTATGCAATAACTCAGCAAAGAGGACatggcaataaaataaaagatgcaatttttctccttttgctaCCTGTTGAATGACTTGCTTTAATGATTTTATCATGTTAGCTGAGGATACTTAGAACTTCCAGCCTTAGGAAAAAATCCATtacatataattttatattgttCTCCCATTACTGATGGTTTTGTCCCAGTCCCTTTTGCCTTAATTTCtagattatttttaagaaaagtatGAAATCTCATACTCAGTCCTCCAATAACACTGAAGGAATTGATGTACTGAGCCTTTTTGTTACCAGGCCTTAGAATGCAATGGATAGAATaatatttctgctgtttaaTCTGCCAGTTCTCTGTTGGAGCTATCTCAGGGTGCCGTGCTCTCAGACTGGAGTGTGCAGGATGCAGTTGTTGTTTTGCAGACAAGATTGAGCGCACGGTGCAGATCGAGGCCTCCACGGTTGAAATCGAGGAGAGGGGCGTGAAGCTGCGGCTGACGGTCGTGGATACCCCGGGGTACGGGGATGCCATCAACTGCCGCGACTGGTACGTGCCCACAGAGCATCTCTTCATCCCTCTGGGAGAATCACTGAGATTGCTTAGCTCTCCTGGAGGCTGGGAGTGTGCTGTGTGCCTGTGAAATGCTGGATTTGaggtggggtttttggttttctaattttgtagaagtttggttttggtgttaTGATTAATTCCAATACATGTGAAGAGGCACCAATAACTTTGACACaacttgaaattaattttgttgcacttttttttctctgttaactTCCATTTTGCTTGAAAGAACTTTAAGTGAGCAGTGACCTTGATTCTCAAGAATACTCTGAGAAAGTAAATCACCTACTCTTCAGTGCAAGCAAAAACTCACTCCTAAATCTTGTCCACATTCACTTGAGCATTCTCAGATTCTGTGcctaatttttaaatgcttttcattgACTTAGTTTTTggatgtttgtttgtttagtttttttttcctttttacaaaTTTACTTAATAGTAAATATTGAGATCTAATCTTGAGGTCAAATCAGTTTTCAGTGGTAATCCCTTTTCCCACATCTCTCAGACCCCTGAAGCTCAAGGCAACCTCTGCCTTTCCCCATAATTTTGGAAATTCAATTTCCCAATGAAGTGAAATTCAGCTTCAAGGCCACATGTCCTATCCTGTGAGCCCAAGGGCTACTGCATGAGCAATCTCCTGTTTCATTTGTTCAAGAGCTTATTGTTGTTCAGGATCCCACTTGAATTCATTCTTCTGGGCCACATGATAGAGAGACCCTACAATCTGACTGTACTCTGGAATATGCACCTTACAAAAACCCACAGCACCTGGGACAGCCTGAGcttcattcctgctgctcactggggacagagctgctgttttaTTGACCACATCCACTGGAGTCTGACGATGCCTATTTTGCCATTTTACTCTAAAATCCAGATTTCCTCAGCAGATCCCTTGACCTTACTTTGTTTTATGGCAAAACCAACCTTCAGGAAGGTCTGGATTATCTTCTCCCCTTGCTCAAAAACTTCCTCTGTCATGTTTCTTGACATGATGATGCCATCAATGTACTGCAAGTGTTCTGAAGCCTTCCACTTCAGGAGTAACATCAGCCCTTCTATTCTGTCTGAGGACATGCCCACTGGAAGCTGGAGCTGCATTTATGCTTGAAGAGCTTCCTGTGGTGGTTGTACTTCCTCTCAACTCCTGCAcccctgctgctgaggcagtggTGGGTTTTCCATCCCACTTCCTGATGTCTTTTCTGTGGCCATGTAGGTAAAACCACAGGTTACCACACAGTGTACATCCTGTCTCTTGAGGATGGGGATGTttgctcccagagcagagactgGCCCATACTGGTGGAGTATGGAACATTTCCTCTCTAGTTTTTCATACCTGTTCTTAATCTTGGACAGTCTTTCCACAGCTGAGGTGCAGGGTGgtaggggagaaaaaaagttatGTTGATGTTGCCAGAGTTGGGTCACCTGAAGCACTGTTTGCTCTCCTTCTTGCATTGACAACAAAGCCAGTGAGTtgacacacagcagtgctgtgctctgtacAAACTTCTGCCACATGGATGGTGTACAGTGGACCTTATATGGATCTACAGGGGACTGATGGTTATTTGGACCCCTTTAGATTGCCTCCAGCACAGCTAATTCTCTCAGGTACTGCATACCTTCATCCATGGCCTTCCACCTGCCTGGTCACACTATTAGATCATCCTTGGGACAATGCCTTTCCCTCACATTTGACAGAAGTCACCACCAGAGCTGAGAGTTTCTGTCCTCTTCCCAATCCCCTTGTCACCAAGTCACCACCAGAGCTGAGAGTTTCTGTCCTCTTCCCAATCCCCCTGTCAAtgcccacagcccaggacagggatcCCAGTTGCTTGGCTTCCCTATGATCTGGTTCCACATGGTGGGCCACCATGTCTTGGTACCAGAGCAGCCAGGTTGCCAGGGTCTCCCCCAAATGGCAGCTGAAATCTTTTCACATATCTTGCAGCTCTCCAAGATAGCAATTGGGGGATTATCTCTGGCCctgcctcttcctgctgcttcctcttcATCCTTCACTAAGCAAACTGATTTGGTCTTGGTGGTCTTGGATTTCTTCTTCAGTGTAGGGGCAGCTGTTTGTGGCACAGGTTGTGGCAGtggttcagctgcagctggattGGCCATGGTGCCTGttgctctgcttttctcctccttgccTGAGGGTGCTCTCTAGGCATGAGCAGTGTCCACTAAATAAaagccagggctcagcacactgCAATAAGTTGCTCCTCTTTGGAGTTGTCCCCTCCTGTAGATCTGGGCCAGAATCAGGACACTGGTGGATAAAAACAATTGGATATGAACAGTCCCTGCAAGCCAtcagtgtcccaggctgtgtcaaaagcagtgtggccagcaggctgagggagggagTTCTGCCCCACTCCTGTGGGATCTGCATTCAGCTCTGGGCTCTAACACGTGCcagacatggacctgttgggGCAGGTGCACAGGAGGACCACAAGAATGATCCAAGGGCTAAAACAGCAGTAAAGAGAGGCTGGGAGAGTTGGGGTTCCATCTGAAAAAGAGAAGATCCAGGGAGACCTTACTGAGGACTTGAAATATATCAAAGGGGCTCACAGGAAACATGGAAGGAGAGTTAATACcagggcctgcagcagcagagcaagggaCAATGGTTTGAAACTGAAAGTAGATTTAGGTTGGATGTAGCAGAGActtttttccagggatggtgttgaggccctggcacagttgcccggagcagctgtggctgccccatccctgaaagtgttcaagagAACCCTGCActaatggaaggtgtccatgACAGTAGCTTGGAAATAGGTGATCTTTAAAGGTcacttccaacacaaaccatttaTGATTTGAAATCAGTTTGCAACAAGAACCTTAAAATACCTTGAGAAATGTGTGGTTAATGTTAATCAAGATATAAACACTAACCCAAGAGAAATTTGTTGTAGAACTGAGGCTGGGTTATGTATATATTATCTTTATATTCAAATGTAATATACATAGTAGCtatgcttatttttttattctagaattccaataaaattttaagatgtgctcttttatttttcctgttctatAGAATCAGTAAATGATTTTTTGTCCAACAGAAGATTGGTTCATCAGCAGGCTATCTTAGTGGTTTAATATTACCTTTGAAAGAGTCCTTATGTTGTATGATTCTCAAAtctgtgtttgttttacagCTTTAAGACCATAATCTCTTACATTGATGAGCAGTTTGAGCGATACCTGCATGATGAGAGTGGATTGAACAGAAGACATATCATAGATAATCGAGTTCATTGCTGTTTCTATTTCATTTCACCTTTTGGTCATGGGTAGGTGtttctctgtcatttttttacattattttattttagagagTTGGTTTGTGCTTGTTGAATTAAGTTTTCAGAATCAGGTTGCCATTACTTATGCAACTGCTATAACTGCTGACATTAATTGtctgtcttctttctttctgtttaaagaGAGATATTTATGTTAGAGTGAAAATAAATTGGTAATTtagagtaaaaataaataaaaattttccatattttaatttcagcctTAAGCCTCTGGATGTTGAGTTTATGAAGGCCATACACAACAAAGTAAATATTGTACCAGTCATTGCAAAAGCTGATACACTTTCTCTGAAGGAGCGAGAGAGACTAAAGAAAAGGGTGAGTGTTTTTGTGGCTTGCAGAAATGTGGTTGTGGCAGTGTGGTGGCTGAAGAGAGGGGCATTCTCATTAACCTTGCTCTGTCCTAGCTGAGGAAAATATAATCTCATGCACAGTGTAGCATCACTTAATATGGAGTTTGATatcctgtaaaatattttgttatgtatttaaatgagaaattgtCCTTAGAATGTTGTTTGCAAAATGGCAGTCTAGCTACATTTACAATTAGATTTAGTGAATTTTGaaactttggaaaaatatttaaatacctTTGCTGATGGTAATTGCTCTGTTACCTGTTTAATCAGTCCCAAAGCTGAGATAGTATCTGCATATAGAATGTACATAttatatttggggtttttaaccAGTCAGAATTCTGGTGGCTAAAAAGTGGGATTTTCAGAGATGTTTCTGATTGTGaggttgtttttcttcccttatgTCACTCCTTCTAAAGTATTCCAGCTCTGTCTTCCAGAGGAAAGACCTTTTAACACATCCAGTCATGCAGGGCTTGATGCTGTATTTGCTGGGAGGAGGTGGGATTCAACAAAACATCATGAGCTAATAACAGCTCTGAAGTTTAGAAAGAAGTGTTAGAATTAACTTGTCAAAGGCATGCTCCAGTCTTAGCTCTTGCATTGAAAACTTTATGATTCTTATTAGTTATTCTGAAAATCCTTATAGCTATCTCACCCAatctggaataaaaataaaaactttttataTAGTATACTCTAGTAGGTATGTCTAGGGTGCTAgaattctgcagaaataaagatTATTCTTTCTTAAAGAGCAAAATTTGGGGTCTATGGTAGACGGATTCCTGGTGCAGATAGCATTACTGTCAATCatgaggaaaaaagtatttgtagTGTCTATATCTCAGTTTTTCAAACTAACCCACCCCTACCCCCCCAGTAGTAATTCAGAGGTGAGAACAAGGAGGTTAAACTCTAGAAAGCAAGTATAACTTCTGAGTCAACACCTTTataattgcaaaaaaaattgcaaaagtTTGACATAGCACAGTTTCCACAAAGGATGGTGGTTTTGTGAACACTATTGTTTGTATGAAAGTCCATGGGAGGTAGTTGTTGAATATCATGAAGAAATATGGTATTTAAAACCAAATGCTTGCTGAGCAACTTGGATCAATAAGGTATATCCAGATTTCTTAAGAAATTGTGTATTAAGTAATTTTATGTTAAGATTTAAAAGTACTGATTCTCCATGTACATTATATCAATTTCTTTTATTGCATATCTCAGATTCTGGATGAAATAGAAGAGCATGGCATCAAAATTTATCACCTGCCTGATGCTGAATCAGATGAGGATGAAGATTTTAAAGAGCAGACCAGACTCCTGAAGGTGTGACTGGTTTAATAGCTATATACATGGataatatattgtattttttcagaCTGCTCAGATGGCTTTAGGACAGGACCTGCAGTGCAACCTGGAGCGAGTCACTGTGTCTCTGCCCAGGCTTCCAGCTTGGAAGATGGTGGCAGAagttccttttatttattttacacctttaatttaaaataattatgaacTTATTACCATATGCAATGCTGAGCAGAACAAGAGTTGTTCCTGGAGTTGTTTGTCCTGGTTCATTATAAGTCACTTTTTCACTTTTGGCTTTCAGGCCAGCATTCCATTTTGTGTAGTGGGGTCCAATCAACTCATTGAAGCAAAAGGTAAAAAAGTCAGAGGTCGGCTCTACCCATGGGGTGTAGTTGAAGTGGAGAATCCAGAGCATAATGACTTCCTGAAGCTGAGGACCATGTTAATGTAAGTTAGAACATTCCAATTAAGTGGTAGTTTAGAAAACAATCACCAAGATAATCAAGCACTGCACTGGGGGTTTGCAGCAGTTCTGTAATCCCTGGACACATTGAGAATTTGTGTGGAGAATGCCATGAGCAGCCTTGACCTAGCTGAGCTAGGCCTAGTCAGAGGTTGGACCACACAGGATCCACAGGTGCTCTCTGATCTGAATTACTCAGTGATTCAGtgaaaataatgattttgcTGATTATTTTGTCCAATGTAGTGTTGTATTACTACTCAGATCCCCTGGAACATAAACCAGGTTGTGCTGATTTCAATATATCTATTTCAATATATCTCTAAGTAGATACATTTGCAAGGGAGCAGACCTGAAAAGCCccctggttgttttttttcctggtctttGCTACTCTGTCTTGCCTGCTCAGGTTTGTCAAAGGCCTCGCCCAGGAGTGCAGCTTCTGTCAGGGCAGTCTCAGGGCTGAGGTGACCTCTCTGTGTCCCTTATTGCACCAATTGAACtgaaattagttttaaattagTATGCTGAGTGGGTGTGCATGCTGAGCATGTTGATCCAAGACAGTGCTGAATGTGAGAGTTGCTTAAGCAAACTGATGTGACACGAGGatgttttatcttttaattcCTGTGCTTCCTCCAGCACCCACATGCAGGACCTTCAGGAGGTGACCCAGGATCTTCACTATGAGAATTTCCGCTCTGAGAGGCTCAAACGAGGCAGCAGGTTGTCATCTCATGGTTAcatgttgttttttccttttctgaatttGTATTTTGCTCTCTCTGTGTCTCACCTACCATTGCATTGCTTAAGATTTGGTAGACAAGGGCAAGCTCTGTAACTCCAGTCAGCATCAAGTTCTATGGAGCAGGTTACAAAGAGtgtaacaaaaaatatttggtaAATCTGAAGTGATGGTGGTGGAGTTAGGGAATTGTGGGAATAGATCTGTGCTTTGATCTGAGGCAGGCTTAAACACAGTTGGATTGGAATGTTGAAGGTACTAAGTAGGACAGATGTCTATGATAAATgttgtcttaaaaaaaatctgctaattAGATCAGAGCTGATATCTTAAAAAGAGTGCAGGGCTTTTTTCAGAATTAACAACCAGAATATTTGGATGGGGCCTTTCAAAAGAGATGATCAAATTTTTTGcaattttgctttattaaacaTGACATACATAAATAGTAGCAGTCACAGACTGTTGGCCGTGTTTTGAGCTGCCTTGGATAGGGCACAGCTTTCCTGGAAAGAGAACTGGGCAATCCACcccatttttaaatacaatagCAGGGGCTGTAAAGATGAGCTGGGGAGGTCTTGAGGGCAACTGTACGATTCCTGGTTTAGGTGTTTCAGCTGCATCTCTTCTTACAGCCACTAGAGGGGCTCCAAATTGCActttttggggcattttgcaAAAGTTCCCCCATCAAGCTGTTAACAGACATTTTGTAACATGTCTGGTCAGTTTACAGCAAAAGGAGTTTTCCTTTTAGAGTTTTCTGCCTGTAGCATTGGCCTAGAAGCAATATAAAATGCTCTTCTCTCCTGATTTTAAATCCTGCTTTCTGAAATTCAAGGTAAAAGTCCCCAAACTTCCCAAGTTCTGGCACCTCTTATCCAACAGGTGTTGTACCAAGACCTTAGAGGTAATGTGACCTAAGGTCATCCAATTTTTAGAGGATTTCAAGTTGCTGTTAAGTTGGGTATGTGAAactaaaacatgtttttatattttctagtTAAGTGGCCCATTTGCTTTCCCATTTCTGAAATGGTACTAGAATGTAGTTAGGTTTACTATAAGTGAGGGTAAATTTCATGTGAATTTATTTCAAGCTTGCACTTCTGCTACCAGGAGTGCTTACAGTAGGGGTTTGTTGACTGTCCTCactgatgatctcagaggtttTGGGgcacagcagatttttttacaatgtatttatttgcaCAGGGtttatttacagtatttttttttatttacacaggattttttttacaaagtgTTTCTCTGTTAACTTTTTAACAAACACCAATTTGTTTGCTTTACATGTTTGATGGCACTTGCTTGATTAGCTCCATTAGTAGATCCTCCCTGTTGTGacatggagaaggagaaagctATTAGCAAAGTGGTAGGAAATCTTGAATAAAGCCAGGTATGAGGGAGGCAGTCacttctcccaagtaacaagtgatGCAATAACAGCAAACAGCCTCAGGTTGCACCAGGGAGCCTTAGATTGATATTAGGGGAAATTTCTTTACagagagggtgtttgggcactggcacaggctgcccaagggcagtggtggagctgccatccctgggaatgttcaAACTGcttgtggatgtggca is a genomic window containing:
- the SEPTIN2 gene encoding septin-2, encoding MSKQQPAQFTNPETPGYVGFANLPNQVHRKSVKKGFEFTLMVVGESGLGKSTLINSLFLTDLYPERIIPGAADKIERTVQIEASTVEIEERGVKLRLTVVDTPGYGDAINCRDCFKTIISYIDEQFERYLHDESGLNRRHIIDNRVHCCFYFISPFGHGLKPLDVEFMKAIHNKVNIVPVIAKADTLSLKERERLKKRILDEIEEHGIKIYHLPDAESDEDEDFKEQTRLLKASIPFCVVGSNQLIEAKGKKVRGRLYPWGVVEVENPEHNDFLKLRTMLITHMQDLQEVTQDLHYENFRSERLKRGSRKIEDEEVNKDQILLEKEAELRRMQEMIARMQAQMQMQMQSGEGDSSAVHGHHV